The following coding sequences lie in one Glycine soja cultivar W05 chromosome 16, ASM419377v2, whole genome shotgun sequence genomic window:
- the LOC114389097 gene encoding uncharacterized protein LOC114389097: MAKISILLVGLWVLGSSTGLLDAEYMKYKDPKQSIDTRVEDLVSRMTLEEKIGQMLQIERKYASADLVKKYFIGSVMSEGGSVPAPQASAETWIDMVNEFQKGAVSTRLGIPMFYGIDAVHGHNTIYKATIFPHNIGLGATRDPELVKRIGAATALEIRATGIQYTYAPCIAVCRDPRWGRCYESYSEDPKLVQAMTEIIPGLQGEIPDNLPKGVPFITGKEKVLACAKHYVGDGGTINGIDENNTVIDRDGLMRIHMPGYFNSISKGVASIMVSYSSWNGEKMHANQDLITGYLKNTLHFKGFVISDFEGIDRITSPPHANFTYSIEAGVSAGIDMFMNPKLYIEFIEDLTMLVKNKFIPMSRIDDAVRRILWVKFMMGIFETPFADYSLVRYLGIQKHRQLAREAVRKSMVLLKNGESADKPLLPLPKKVPKILVAGSHADNLGYQCGGWTIKWQGVSGNNLLKGTTILAAVKNTVDPDTTVVYKDNPDAEFVKSNGFSYAIVVVGEHPYAEMHGDNMNLTIPDHGPETITNVCGAIKCVVIIISGRPVVIEPYVGSIDALVAAWLPGSEGQGVADVLFGDYGFTGKLPRTWFKTVDQLPMNVEDPHYDPLFPFGFGLSTKPTKGFYSE; the protein is encoded by the exons ATGGCTAAAATCTCCATTTTGTTGGTGGGGCTTTGGGTACTAGGAAGCTCGACAGGGTTGTTGGATGCAGAATACATGAAATACAAAGACCCTAAACAGTCGATTGACACACGCGTTGAGGATCTTGTTAGCAGGATGACTCTTGAGGAGAAAATTGGCCAAATGTTGCAGATTGAACGAAAATATGCATCTGCTGATTTGGTTAAGAAGTATTTTATTG GGAGTGTAATGAGTGAGGGAGGGAGTGTTCCAGCTCCACAGGCTTCTGCTGAAACCTGGATTGACATGGTGAATGAATTTCAGAAGGGTGCTGTATCAACCAGGCTTGGAATTCCAATGTTTTATGGGATTGATGCTGTTCATGGCCACAACACTATTTACAAAGCAACTATTTTTCCTCACAATATTGGTCTTGGAGCCACCAG GGACCCTGAACTAGTTAAGAGGATTGGAGCTGCAACTGCCCTTGAAATTAGAGCAACAGGAATTCAATATACTTATGCACCTTGTATTGCA GTATGTAGAGATCCAAGATGGGGTCGCTGTTACGAAAGCTACAGTGAAGATCCTAAACTAGTTCAAGCTATGACTGAAATCATACCAGGATTGCAAGGGGAAATCCCTGACAATTTACCAAAGGGTGTCCCTTTTATCACTGGAAA AGAAAAAGTTCTTGCTTGTGCTAAGCACTATGTGGGTGATGGTGGAACAATCAATGGGATTGATGAGAACAACACTGTTATAGATAGAGATGGATTGATGAGAATTCACATGCCAGGCTACTTCAACTCAATCAGCAAGGGTGTGGCATCCATTATGGTCTCTTACTCCAGTTGGAACGGGGAAAAAATGCATGCTAACCAGGACCTTATTACTGGCTACCTCAAGAATACTCTCCATTTCaag GGCTTTGTTATTTCAGATTTTGAGGGTATTGATAGGATCACCTCACCACCTCATGCAAACTTCACTTATTCAATTGAAGCAGGAGTTTCTGCTGGCATTGACATG TTCATGAATCCAAAGCTTTACATAGAATTCATAGAAGATTTAACAATGTTGGTGAAAAACAAGTTCATTCCTATGAGTCGGATTGATGATGCGGTGAGAAGAATTTTGTGGGTTAAGTTCATGATGGGTATTTTTGAGACCCCTTTTGCTGATTACAGTTTGGTCAGATATTTGGGGATCCAG AAACATAGACAATTGGCAAGGGAAGCTGTAAGGAAATCAATGGTCCTTCTGAAAAATGGTGAATCTGCTGACAAGCCTTTATTGCCACTTCCTAAAAAGGTGCCTAAAATACTTGTGGCTGGAAGCCATGCTGATAATTTAGGATATCAGTGTGGTGGCTGGACCATAAAATGGCAAGGAGTTAGTGGAAACAATCTTCTCaaag GGACTACAATTCTCGCTGCTGTTAAAAACACTGTTGATCCTGATACCACAGTGGTCTACAAGGACAACCCTGATGCAGAATTTGTAAAATCCAACGGATTTTCCTATGCTATAGTTGTAGTAGGAGAGCATCCGTATGCTGAAATGCATGGTGATAACATGAACTTGACAATCCCAGACCATGGTCCTGAGACCATAACAAATGTCTGTGGAGCAATAAAATGTGTGGTTATCATTATTTCTGGCCGTCCTGTCGTTATTGAACCATATGTTGGTTCAATAGATGCACTAGTTGCTGCATGGCTTCCAGGTAGTGAAGGCCAAGGTGTTGCTGATGTTTTATTTGGTGACTATGGTTTCACAGGAAAGCTTCCAAGGACATGGTTCAAAACTGTTGATCAACTCCCAATGAATGTTGAAGATCCTCACTATGATCCTCTCTTCCCATTTGGGTTTGGTCTTTCTACCAAACCAACTAAGGGCTTTTATTCTGAGTAG
- the LOC114390976 gene encoding uncharacterized protein LOC114390976 yields the protein MDLEGMAKISILLVGLWLLVNWSGLLDAKYMKYKNPKLSIDTRVEDLVRRMTLEEKIGQMLQVERKYVPADLLKKYFIGSVLSEGGSIPAPQASAETWIDMVNEFQKGALSTRLGIPMFYGIDAVHGHNTIHNATIFPHNIGLGATRDPELVRRIGAATALEVRATGIQYVYSPCIAVCRDPRWGRCYESYSEDPELVQAMTEIIPGLQGDIPNDSPKGVPFIAGKEKVIGCAKHYVGDGGTTNGIDEHNTVIDRDGLMKIHMPGYLSSISKGVATIMASYSSWNGVKMHAHHDLITGYLKNTLHFKGFVISDFEGIDRITSPPRANITYSIEAGVSAGIDMFMVPKHYTEFIDVLTMLVKNKHIPMSRIDDAVRRILWVKFMMGIFENPFADYSLAKYLGIQEHRNLAREAVRKSMVLLKNGESADKPLLPLPKKAPKILVAGSHADNLGYQCGGWTIEWQGVSGNNLLKGTTILAAVKDTVDPETTVVYKENPDVEFVKSNEFSYAIVVVGEHPYAEMHGDSMNLTIPEPGPEIITNVCGAIKCVVIIISGRPVVIEPYVGSIDALVAAWLPGSEGQGVADVLFGDYGFTGKLPRTWFKTVDQLPMNAGDPHYDPLFPFGFGLSTKPSKALFSS from the exons ATGGATCTGGAGGGAATGGCTAAAATCTCCATCTTGTTGGTGGGGCTATGGCTACTAGTTAACTGGTCAGGGTTGTTGGATGCAAAATACATGAAGTACAAGAACCCTAAACTGTCAATTGATACTCGGGTTGAGGATCTTGTTAGGAGGATGACTCTTGAGGAGAAAATTGGCCAAATGTTGCAGGTTGAGCGCAAGTATGTGCCTGCTGATTTGCTTAAGAAGTATTTTATTG GGAGTGTATTGAGTGAGGGAGGGAGTATTCCGGCTCCACAGGCTTCTGCTGAAACCTGGATTGATATGGTGAATGAATTTCAGAAGGGTGCTTTATCAACCCGGCTCGGAATTCCAATGTTTTATGGGATTGATGCCGTTCATGGACACAACACGATTCACAATGCTACTATTTTTCCTCACAATATTGGCCTTGGAGCTACCAG GGACCCTGAATTAGTTAGGAGAATTGGAGCTGCAACTGCCCTTGAAGTTAGAGCAACAGGAATTCAATATGTTTATTCACCTTGTATAGCA GTCTGTAGAGATCCAAGATGGGGTCGGTGTTATGAAAGCTACAGTGAAGATCCTGAACTAGTTCAAGCTATGACTGAAATCATACCAGGATTGCAAGGGGACATCCCTAATGATTCACCAAAGGGTGTCCCTTTTATTGCTGGAAA AGAAAAAGTTATAGGTTGTGCTAAGCACTACGTGGGTGATGGTGGAACAACCAATGGGATTGATGAGCACAACACTGTTATAGATAGAGATGGATTGATGAAAATTCACATGCCAGGCTACTTAAGCTCAATCAGCAAGGGTGTGGCAACCATTATGGCCTCTTACTCCAGTTGGAATGGAGTTAAAATGCATGCTCACCATGATCTTATTACTGGCTACCTCAAGAATACTCTCCATTTCAAG GGCTTTGTCATTTCAGATTTCGAGGGTATTGATAGGATCACCTCTCCACCTCGTGCAAACATCACTTATTCAATTGAAGCAGGAGTTTCTGCTGGCATTGACATG TTCATGGTTCCAAAGCATTACACAGAATTCATAGATGTTCTAACCATGTTGGTGAAAAATAAGCACATTCCCATGAGTCGAATTGATGATGCGGTGAGAAGAATTCTGTGGGTTAAGTTCATGATGGGTATTTTTGAGAATCCTTTTGCTGATTACAGTTTGGCCAAATATTTGGGAATCCAG GAACACAGAAATTTGGCTAGGGAAGCAGTAAGGAAATCAATGGTCCTTCTGAAAAATGGTGAATCTGCTGACAAGCCTTTACTGCCTCTTCCTAAAAAGGCGCCAAAAATACTTGTGGCTGGAAGCCATGCTGATAATCTAGGATATCAGTGTGGTGGCTGGACCATAGAATGGCAAGGAGTCAGTGGGAACAATCTTCtcaaag GGACTACAATTCTCGCTGCTGTTAAAGACACTGTTGATCCTGAAACCACAGTGGTCTACAAGGAGAACCCAGATGTAGAATTTGTCAAATCCAATGAATTTTCCTATGCCATAGTTGTAGTAGGAGAGCACCCTTATGCTGAAATGCATGGTGACAGCATGAACTTGACAATCCCAGAACCTGGTCCTGAGATCATAACAAATGTCTGTGGAGCAATAAAATGTGTGGTTATCATTATTTCTGGTCGTCCTGTAGTTATTGAACCATATGTTGGTTCAATAGATGCACTAGTTGCTGCATGGCTTCCAGGTAGTGAAGGCCAAGGTGTTGCTGATGTTTTATTTGGTGACTATGGTTTCACAGGAAAGCTTCCAAGGACATGGTTCAAAACTGTTGATCAACTGCCAATGAATGCTGGAGATCCTCACTATGATCCCCTCTTCCCGTTTGGGTTTGGCCTTTCTACCAAACCTTCTAAGGCCCTTTTCTCCTCGTAG
- the LOC114390980 gene encoding spermidine hydroxycinnamoyl transferase-like has translation MVTIHCSHLVVPSEPTPSSTLSLSLCDQIKLPNHGSQLYLYSNTSITHHHLIHTLSASLSKALTHYYPFAGRLRRIPGGRFQLLCNASGAVLIEATCSSQFSFKYFRDFAPVHAVPKINYDDVPIEDVPLLVAQVTRFPNGFITLGLSLCRALLDGNSASSFVNSWAKLAKGENLDSSLIPLLDRTKLDSFKLNKPPRFEHPEFLPPPLLTQQHTQMEEQLGSTILELTKGQVEKLKKKASDFGSGYGINNGNGSVRPYTSFEVITGHLWRCVCKVRYAGGDLGQPTRLTTLVNCRNRLRPSLPTAYFGNATFPTVTPTCSFDEIMHKPLSYAVGKVREAIGKMSDEYVRSALDYIASVEDFDLFRDTFYGSGDGKGKFKGDPNLYMVGWTNFKYFETDFGWGKPVSLIPGNINSNGKAFLLDNASGDGFIVAVCLLESHVDALRKLFYEDMEDASSKL, from the coding sequence ATGGTAACCATCCACTGTTCCCACCTGGTGGTTCCCTCCGAGCCCACGCCATCTTCAACCCTCTCACTCTCCCTCTGCGACCAAATCAAGCTCCCAAACCACGGATCTCAGCTCTACCTCTACAGCAACACCAGCATCACCCACCATCATCTCATCCACACTCTCTCAGCCTCCCTCAGTAAAGCACTCACTCACTACTACCCCTTCGCTGGCCGCCTCCGCCGCATCCCCGGCGGCCGCTTCCAGCTCCTCTGCAACGCCAGTGGAGCTGTCCTCATAGAAGCCACATGTTCAAGTCAATTCAGTTTCAAATATTTTCGCGATTTCGCTCCCGTCCACGCTGTCCCCAAAATCAACTACGATGATGTCCCCATTGAGGATGTCCCCTTGCTGGTGGCGCAGGTCACGAGGTTCCCCAACGGCTTCATCACGCTCGGTCTCTCCCTCTGTCGCGCTCTCCTCGATGGAAATTCGGCTAGCAGCTTCGTTAACTCGTGGGCCAAGCTTGCTAAAGGAGAGAACTTAGATTCCAGCTTGATTCCTTTGCTTGATCGAACCAAGTTAGATTCATTTAAACTCAATAAACCACCACGTTTTGAACACCCTGAGTTTTTGCCACCACCCCTTTTGACACAACAGCATACCCAGATGGAAGAACAACTTGGTTCGACCATATTGGAACTCACAAAGGGTCAAGTTGAGAAACTGAAGAAGAAAGCTAGTGACTTTGGAAGTGGGTATGGTATTAATAACGGTAATGGTTCCGTACGACCTTATACTAGTTTTGAGGTTATAACTGGTCACTTGTGGAGGTGTGTTTGCAAGGTGCGTTACGCGGGTGGTGATTTGGGTCAACCAACGAGGTTGACCACTTTGGTTAACTGTAGAAACCGTTTAAGGCCTTCTCTCCCCACGGCTTATTTTGGGAATGCAACGTTTCCCACGGTGACACCAACTtgttcctttgatgagatcatGCACAAGCCTCTGAGCTATGCTGTGGGGAAAGTGAGGGAAGCGATTGGGAAGATGAGTGATGAGTATGTGAGGTCTGCGCTTGATTACATAGCAAGTGTGGAGGACTTCGATTTGTTCAGGGACACGTTTTATGGTTCTGGTGATGGGAAAGGGAAGTTTAAGGGAGATCCTAATTTGTATATGGTTGGTTGGACGAATTTTAAGTATTTTGAGACGGATTTTGGGTGGGGGAAACCGGTTTCTTTGATTCCCGGAAACATTAATTCTAATGGCAAGGCTTTTCTTTTGGACAATGCAAGTGGTGATGGCTTCATTGTAGCTGTTTGTTTGCTGGAATCGCATGTAGATGCTCTGAGGAAGTTGTTTTATGAGGATATGGAGGATGCTAGTTCCAAATTGTGA
- the LOC114390233 gene encoding spermidine hydroxycinnamoyl transferase-like gives MVSVESRYTVLPSKPTPNGKLFSLIEQIKLRTHAPLLYVYKPHPDHDASTFVNTLRHSLSQALTIYYPLAGRLSSIEGGKWELHCNAKGAQLLEANCKDLNLDDLGDFVPTHLVSQLIPNIDYNVLVEDIPLLVVQLTRFPCGGVTIGVALCRCAIDGTASMRFMTTWAKLARKENLDHVEMMPCCDRNKLNSYKVDDSRSHDHSEFRTPPNWLGSLGGRDTNVVVAIVKLTDAQVKKLKHKVNYVNIINTTRASSTSRPYSTFEVVAGYLWKCVSKARYEGKSDQPTRLSTLVNCRNRITPPLPNGYAGNAAFPTVTPTCSFGEIMQKPLGYAIGNVRVALERVTREFVGSALDHIAKEKDMNLVRYNFHYPTSSVHKGPYKGNPNLFVVSWMNFSYKDADFGFGKPLYFGPGFMDAEGKAFVMNKANGDGLIVAISLEASHMDAFKKFFYGDIQEEEFPISKL, from the coding sequence ATGGTGAGCGTTGAATCTCGTTACACCGTCTTACCCTCTAAACCCACCCCAAATGGAAAACTCTTCTCCTTGATCGAACAAATTAAGCTTCGCACTCACGCGCCACTCCTGTACGTGTACAAGCCACACCCCGATCACGATGCATCAACCTTTGTTAACACCTTGAGGCACTCTCTTAGCCAAGCTTTGACCATCTATTACCCTCTTGCGGGTAGGTTGAGTTCGATCGAAGGTGGAAAATGGGAGCTTCATTGCAATGCCAAGGGAGCACAACTCTTGGAAGCCAATTGCAAAGATTTAAACTTGGATGATTTGGGTGATTTTGTGCCTACCCATTTGGTGTCACAACTCATACCCAACATTGACTACAATGTCCTAGTTGAGGACATACCTTTGTTGGTTGTGCAACTAACGAGGTTCCCTTGTGGCGGTGTTACCATTGGGGTGGCCTTGTGTCGTTGCGCAATCGACGGAACCGCGTCCATGCGGTTCATGACCACGTGGGCCAAGTTGGCTAGGAAGGAAAATTTGGACCACGTGGAAATGATGCCGTGCTGTGATCGAAATAAGTTGAATTCGTACAAGGTTGATGATTCGAGGTCCCACGACCATTCGGAGTTTCGCACTCCTCCGAATTGGTTAGGTTCATTAGGAGGCAGAGACACTAATGTTGTGGTTGCAATAGTGAAGCTCACAGATGCACAAGTGAAGAAGCTCAAGCACAAGGTAAATTACGTTAACATAATTAACACTACTAGAGCTAGTAGTACTTCACGACCTTATTCAACTTTTGAGGTTGTTGCTGGGTATTTGTGGAAGTGTGTGAGTAAAGCACGTTATGAGGGGAAAAGTGACCAACCTACGAGGTTGTCTACTTTGGTTAATTGTAGGAACCGAATAACTCCACCACTTCCTAATGGGTATGCGGGAAATGCAGCATTTCCCACCGTGACACCCACATGCTCCTTTGGTGAAATCATGCAAAAACCTTTGGGTTATGCAATTGGGAACGTTAGGGTGGCACTTGAAAGGGTGACAAGGGAGTTTGTGGGGTCAGCACTTGATCACAtagcaaaggagaaagacatGAATTTGGTGAGGTACAATTTTCACTACCCAACCTCAAGTGTGCATAAGGGACCTTACAAGGGGAATCCGAACCTTTTTGTTGTTAGTTGGATGAATTTTTCGTATAAGGATGCGGATTTTGGATTTGGGAAGCCTTTGTATTTTGGCCCTGGGTTCATGGATGCTGAAGGGAAGGCATTTGTTATGAATAAGGCTAATGGGGATGGCCTCATTGTGGCAATTTCTTTGGAGGCATCTCACATGGATGCTTTCAAGAAATTCTTTTACGGTGACATCCAAGAGGAGGAATTTCCTATTTCCAAACTGTGA